CCCCAATGGAAGCTGTCTCTTCATCAAACGTAAAGCTATACAACGGTCTTCGTAGCAGAATGAAAAAAAGTACACCAATCACACATACCCCTGCCATCAACCACAACTGCATATCGCTAACCGCGACAATTGATCCAAATAAGTATGAGCTGAAGGTCTTGGACAGATTGGTTTGGAGACTCATTAATACCACAGCAAGGGCCAGCCCCGAAGTCATGATGATCGCTACAGGTACCTCGCTGTAGGTTCGGTAACTTCGCCGCAGTTGTTCAACCAGTAATGCACCGATCATTGCGATGGCGAATCCGCAGATGACCGGGTTAAGGTTCATGACTGAACCGAGCGCCACTCCTGCGAGTGAGACATGGGATAACGTGTCTGCCATTAATACCTGCCGCCTAAGCATCAGATAGACACCCAGAATTGGAGCGATGACTCCAATCAGTCCACCTGCCCAGAAGGCACGTTGCATGAATTCGTACTCAAACACTGCCATTCCTCACTTTCTTGCCGCTCCAGAGTAATGGTTCGGTCCAATCGATCTCCCATTTCTTCCAGCCCGTGAGTAACCATAATAATGGTGATCCCATGTTCATCAGCATAGTGGCGCATCAGATTGTAGAATCCTTCACGACTGTGGCGGTCCATTCCCGTTGTAGGCTCATCCAGTACCAGAACCTGCGGTTGCTCTGCCATAGCTCTTGCTATGCAGATCCGCTGCTTCTGTCCGCCGGAAAGCTCGCCAACTCGTGTATTCCGATACTCCCACATGCCAACTTCACGCAGACTGCGTTCAACGATGGCATCCTGCTCTGTTGTGAATCTGCGGAATAGCCCCAGCCTGGTGTAACACCCTGACCGAACCAGTTCAATTACCGTACTGGGAAATCCACTATTAAAGGATGCCACCTGCTGGGGAACATAACCGATATTGGAGTTGTTCCCACGTTTCAACTGCGGATTCATATGTATCGTGCCGCTCCAGGGCTTGAGCAGCCCCAGCAGCAGCTTTAACAGGGTCGTTTTGGCAGAGCCATTGGGACCTGTGATGCCAATGAACTCTCCCACATGGATATCCAGCGACAGTTGATCAATGACTGGCTCTTTGCCATATCCAAATTCAACATCACGCATGGAGGATAGTATCATGTCTTTCCCTCTTTTCGTAAATATTACGATTTAAAAATAACAAAAAAATTTTATCTGGTTTCCCGGTGGATCGTCATTTTCTTCAAACGTGGGGAGTACTTCTTCATCTCAAGTCTCTCTGGATGGTTACGTTTGTTCTTGGTTGTTGTATAGTTGCGGTCCCCGCACTCGGTGCAGGCTAAAGTTACAATGACTCTCATGGTTGGTGCCTCCTCTTGTCTAATCGTAATTATTACTATTTAATGATATTAGCCTATGCTTTTCTTTTGTCAACTCCACGCCGGAAAAGGATCTTTCAGTTCACGCCAGTTCATCCTAATGTGAAGCAGGTGCAACCATTGGACATCTCTACCAGCTTCTCATCATTGCGTGATAACCCTCCACCATTTCGTATTAAGCCTGTATCGATATTAACCTCACTAAGATCATTGATGATGAATCTCTTTTAATAGTAAAAATATGGATTAGTACATAGGAATGATGTATGTTGCCTCACGTACAAGCATATATTTTAGCAAAGTCCTAGTTGTGGAGGTCTGTTTCATGAAAATGGCAGCCAATCTGAAGCTCCTGTCCTTCCTGATCCCTTGTGCATTTCTTGTTCCCGTGTTGATCACAATGGCTCCAGACCTGAAGGATGCATGGAACAGTGAAGCTTTGCAAAATATGAAAACGGTATTCATAGGTATTTTCCTTGAAGCCGCACCGTTTCTGCTCATGGGTGTGCTATTGTCTTCGCTCATGCAGTGGTTCGTATCCGAAGAAATGGTCCGCAGACTTACGCCCAAGAACCCGATCGGCGGCGTGTTGGTGGCAGGGTTGCTAGGTATTATTTTTCCCATCTGTGAATGTGGCATGATCCCGGTCGTAAGAAGGTTGATGCACAAAGGCATGCCTGCCTATATTGCAGTTACGTTCATCTTGAGTGGTCCTGTAGTGAATCCCATCGTATTTACCGCAACTTTGCTCGCCTTTCCCTCCCATCCTGAGATTACCATTGCCCGCATGGGACTGGCCTTTGCCGTAGCAGCTTCCATAGGCATGCTTGTGTATGTGTTTGTTCGTCGAAATCCCCTTCGGTTGCCAAAAGTCCCAGTGACCGAGGTCAAGACGCATCCTGGATTTAAAATGGCCCAACCTCATGCCCATGCAAATGCTCATGACCACAACCATGTGAAAAACTGGCGCAGCTTCTTCATTCATGCCGGAGATGAATTTGTCGATATGAGCAAATATCTGGTGATCGGTGCCTTGATTACAGCCTGCATCCAAACATTCATTAGCCGCAGCGATCTGATCTCACTTGGCAATGGTCCTGTCGCCTCCTATGTGTTTATGATGGGCTTTGCGTATGTACTGTCTCTCTGCTCCACTTCTGATGCTTTTGTTGCTTCTGCGTTCTCACATACATTTGCACTTGGGCCGCTAGTATCCTTCCTTGTGCTAGGTCCGATGCTCGATTTTAAAAGTACGCTCATGCTGCTTTCGACCTTCCGTACCCGGTTTGTTATCGGTCTAAGTCTGGCGATTATCACACTCGTCTTCGTCGGCTCTTGGTTGATTAACCTGCTGGTATAAACGTTGAGTAAAATACTTCATGACATGAATGGTTAACCCCATGAACTTTCATCCTGACTATGAATAGAAATGAGGTGATGATATGAACCACACTGTCTATACGATGACCAAATCTCCTGTTCCAAGATCCCACGTCATCCAATGGCATAACTTAATCCGTGCAGCATGGATCGGCGGACTAGCGGTATACATTATTCACTTGAATTCGAGTGATTCTCTTCATTATTATTTGGCACCAACGATGCAAAAACTGCTGTTATGCTGCCCTGTTCCCTTTTTATTTATTGCTGTTACCATGGCTTGGCATGGATTATTCGGCAGAAACGAGGTTCATTGCGACTGTGAACATCCACCACCCTCGGGGTTCCTTCGTAGCTCAATGGTATATGGTCTGATTGCTATTCCCTTGTTGCTGGGATTTCTGTTACCTGATCGGGCTCTCGGCAGCTCTATGGCCAGTCAAAAAGGAATGTCTCTCACGTATGCTCCTCCGGAGATTCGTCGTAAAGAGCCTTTACCTGAAACAGCAAAATTAAATGTACAAGATCTTGCACAGCAAAAACAGCAACAAACCACTGTTACATCTACAACGGCCACCAACGTGCAATTTGTACCGCCAGATGAGTACAGCCGCGAATTCGCAGAACTGGCGGAGAAGTTGTATGAAGAACAGGTCATTCGAGTCTATCCTGAGATTTTCTCTGAAACACTCGGCACGATCGATATGTTCCAGCGACAATTTGCAGGCAAAGATATCTCGTTAACCGGTTTTGTTTACCGTGACAAAAGCATGGATCATGAATCACATTTTGCACTCGGGCGATTTCTCGTCATGTGCTGCCCTGCTGATGCAGCTCCCTTCGGCGTCATGGTTCACATCCCAGAAGCAAATAGTTTCCCTACAGACAGCTGGGTACAAATCGATGGCACAATCGGCTCCGCACAAGTAGATGGCAAAGATACCATTGAGATCCGGGCCACAAAGTTGACACCTGTATCCGAGCCATCCACCCCTTACATTTATACCAATGCGGATTCAGTGATGGCGTATGAGCAAATAAAGAACCAATAATCGCTAGTGACTTAACCGTTTTCTCTTCAGTAACAAAAAAGCCCCAAAGCTGAGGATTACATCGCTTTGGGGCTTTCGTGTTCAGTCAGATAAGAGATTAGACCTC
The window above is part of the Paenibacillus sp. 1781tsa1 genome. Proteins encoded here:
- a CDS encoding permease, with the protein product MKMAANLKLLSFLIPCAFLVPVLITMAPDLKDAWNSEALQNMKTVFIGIFLEAAPFLLMGVLLSSLMQWFVSEEMVRRLTPKNPIGGVLVAGLLGIIFPICECGMIPVVRRLMHKGMPAYIAVTFILSGPVVNPIVFTATLLAFPSHPEITIARMGLAFAVAASIGMLVYVFVRRNPLRLPKVPVTEVKTHPGFKMAQPHAHANAHDHNHVKNWRSFFIHAGDEFVDMSKYLVIGALITACIQTFISRSDLISLGNGPVASYVFMMGFAYVLSLCSTSDAFVASAFSHTFALGPLVSFLVLGPMLDFKSTLMLLSTFRTRFVIGLSLAIITLVFVGSWLINLLV
- the rpmG gene encoding 50S ribosomal protein L33; this translates as MRVIVTLACTECGDRNYTTTKNKRNHPERLEMKKYSPRLKKMTIHRETR
- a CDS encoding metal ABC transporter permease, giving the protein MAVFEYEFMQRAFWAGGLIGVIAPILGVYLMLRRQVLMADTLSHVSLAGVALGSVMNLNPVICGFAIAMIGALLVEQLRRSYRTYSEVPVAIIMTSGLALAVVLMSLQTNLSKTFSSYLFGSIVAVSDMQLWLMAGVCVIGVLFFILLRRPLYSFTFDEETASIGGVQVRGLSFAFAILTGMTVASAMPIVGVLLVSALIVLPAALALRVSRSFTAAIIVAIITGLIGIFSGLTTSYHLNTPPGGTIALILVVFLLTGISAQKLIARCNRKRHRKETKSQHVILVNHSRRNTSHEIR
- a CDS encoding TIGR03943 family protein; this encodes MNHTVYTMTKSPVPRSHVIQWHNLIRAAWIGGLAVYIIHLNSSDSLHYYLAPTMQKLLLCCPVPFLFIAVTMAWHGLFGRNEVHCDCEHPPPSGFLRSSMVYGLIAIPLLLGFLLPDRALGSSMASQKGMSLTYAPPEIRRKEPLPETAKLNVQDLAQQKQQQTTVTSTTATNVQFVPPDEYSREFAELAEKLYEEQVIRVYPEIFSETLGTIDMFQRQFAGKDISLTGFVYRDKSMDHESHFALGRFLVMCCPADAAPFGVMVHIPEANSFPTDSWVQIDGTIGSAQVDGKDTIEIRATKLTPVSEPSTPYIYTNADSVMAYEQIKNQ
- a CDS encoding metal ABC transporter ATP-binding protein; its protein translation is MILSSMRDVEFGYGKEPVIDQLSLDIHVGEFIGITGPNGSAKTTLLKLLLGLLKPWSGTIHMNPQLKRGNNSNIGYVPQQVASFNSGFPSTVIELVRSGCYTRLGLFRRFTTEQDAIVERSLREVGMWEYRNTRVGELSGGQKQRICIARAMAEQPQVLVLDEPTTGMDRHSREGFYNLMRHYADEHGITIIMVTHGLEEMGDRLDRTITLERQESEEWQCLSTNSCNVPSGQVD